The Triticum aestivum cultivar Chinese Spring chromosome 6D, IWGSC CS RefSeq v2.1, whole genome shotgun sequence genomic sequence GCCTCCTCGCGGGCAACTACTTCTACGGCCTCCGCGGGAGGCTCGGGCTCGCCGAGCAATGGCTGTACGCCTTCAAGTCCGATGGCGACGGGCGCGTGTCGTGGGACGTGCTCGACCCGGCGGCCGCGGCATGGCGCGCGATGCCGCCCGTGCCCGCTGAATACGCGGCCGCCGCCGGGTTCAGCTGCGCCGTGCTCGGCGGCTGCCACCTGTACCTGCTGGGCGGCAGGGACCCGCGAAGGGGCGCCATGCGGCGGGTGGTGTTCTACAGCGCCCGGAGCAACCGGTGGCACCGCGCGCCGGACATGCTGCGACGGCGCCACTGCTTCGGCGCGTGCGTCATGGGAAACCGCCTGTACGTCGCCGGCGGAGagagcggcggcggcagcctcagGTCCGCGGAGGTCTTCGACCCGGCCAAGAACCGGTGGTCTTTCGTGTCCGACATGGCCCGGGCGCTAGTGCCGTTTGTCAGCGTGGTGCACAGCGGGAGGTGGTACGTCAAGGGGCTCGGCGCGGGGCGGCAGGTGCTCAGCCAGGTGTACACGCCGGAGACGGACAAGTGGTCGACGGTGGCAACGCTCGATAGCATGGTCACCGGCTGGAGAAGCCCCAGCGCTTGCATCGACGGCCGGCTCTACGCCGCTGACTGCAAGGACGGTTGCCGGCTCAGAGCCTACGACGAGGCTGCAGACGCGTGGAGTGGCTGCGCCTCAAGCGGGCACCACCTCGGAAGCTCGCACGCTCTCGAGGCGGTCGCAATGGTCACGCTTCGTGGCAAGCTCTGTGTCGTTCGAAACGACATGAGCGTGTCGGTCGTCGACGTCGCCGCCGGGGCAGGAAACCAGCCGTGGGAGACCCTCGTCGGCAAAGGGCAGATAAAGAGCTTCGTCACGAACCTCCTGGCGAGCATTGCCGGCCGCGGCCGGGCCAAAAACCGCGTCCTCCATTGCCAAGTCCTTGAGGCTTAGAGGTGTTAGGTCCTAAGAAAAATATTTACTCGCTCCGTCACATAAGAACATAGTACACCTAACtgatggctatatgatgttgccatatTATTTATAGCTAAACTTATAGCCGACAAATACAATAGTTATATGTAAATAAGTACTACTTCATTGATATATGACTCACCTTTCTTTCTCACTAAGTCTCTATAAGTACGTGCTACAGCAGGCTATTAGTTTGTAGCCTgttttttctctcttcttttttccctcttcttttttctctctttcaacttagtaaaaatatattattttaaGTCTTACAGTCCGCCTACATCACCTTATTGTACCTTATTTTGCTCTTTCACCTTTCCTGCCCGTCGCCGCCGGGGCGCGCCGCCAGGCAAAGCCCggttggcgtcggcggcggcgggatctctcCTCCCCGCAGCGGTCGGACCTGGCACGGGTGGCGTTCGGCGGCGGTTGACGGTGCGTTGGCGGCGGGGCGCGCCGGGGAGGACTCAGGGGGCGACGGCAGGAGCTCCATCCCCCTGGTGgtcgcgggggagggggggggggcgttcgGGGCGCTTCTATGGTGCCTGTGGTTGATCTGTTTCAGATCTGACCGCTGGTGCctcgggcggcgcggggatctcgGGGCGGCGGCCTCGATCCGTGGCGCGCGGTGCGGCCTGCCTGGCGGGTGGCACCCGCGGGTGCAGATGGGGGGCCTTCCACGGCTGCGTGGGCGACGTGGAGGCGGTGGCGCTACGACGGCTCCTCGATGGCCGACCGGAGTTCCATGGGAGGCGTCGTCTCCGACTCAATCTACTCCGGTTCGTGCTGGCTACGGTAGCGACTACGGTCGATGCCAATACTGCCTGGACGGATCTAGCGGGTGGGCATGGATCCGGGGGAAACTCCAGGCCGGCGTGGTGGCCGCACCA encodes the following:
- the LOC123144356 gene encoding F-box/kelch-repeat protein At1g55270; translation: MDRRIQAPLVDSSACLCRAERAAAVASTGRHVPRSRPCVQSSVRASIHPLSEKRSSRADRRSDGQRPLLPGLPDDLAIACLIRVPRADHCKLRLVCRRWLRLLAGNYFYGLRGRLGLAEQWLYAFKSDGDGRVSWDVLDPAAAAWRAMPPVPAEYAAAAGFSCAVLGGCHLYLLGGRDPRRGAMRRVVFYSARSNRWHRAPDMLRRRHCFGACVMGNRLYVAGGESGGGSLRSAEVFDPAKNRWSFVSDMARALVPFVSVVHSGRWYVKGLGAGRQVLSQVYTPETDKWSTVATLDSMVTGWRSPSACIDGRLYAADCKDGCRLRAYDEAADAWSGCASSGHHLGSSHALEAVAMVTLRGKLCVVRNDMSVSVVDVAAGAGNQPWETLVGKGQIKSFVTNLLASIAGRGRAKNRVLHCQVLEA